From one Diorhabda carinulata isolate Delta chromosome 12, icDioCari1.1, whole genome shotgun sequence genomic stretch:
- the LOC130900312 gene encoding dolichyl-diphosphooligosaccharide--protein glycosyltransferase subunit 4: MVTDVHLAILSNALGIVLFLLVVLYHYINANYSK, translated from the coding sequence atGGTCACTGACGTTCATTTGGCAATACTTTCTAATGCACTTGGCATTGTCCTTTTTCTTCTGGTAGTACTTTACCATTATATCAATGCTAATTATTCCAAGTAA